The proteins below are encoded in one region of Aquisphaera giovannonii:
- a CDS encoding S8 family peptidase, whose amino-acid sequence MEGLERRALLAAAAPGLPLLVKLDTLSPASLTAWLADKGVSVSATDLPQVMAVSGPDASLTGMAPWLRGAPGLGYVERSSAMSVDQVPNDPSYASNSLWGLNGAYGIGAPAAWNVTTGSTAVVVADIDTGADYNHPDLYQNIWINNAEIPASRLKNLKDEDGDGRITFYDLNYATPDGSHPNQGAGKITDINGDGRIDGADLLAPMKKNADGTDAGSGGWADGISQDGDTSHVDDLIGWNFVTDTNDPFDDNGHGTHTAGTIGAIGNNGTGVTGVNWNVQVMPLKFLDSSGNGSDLAAAEALRYAADHGARVSNNSYGGGDGGSTLGDTITYAAGKGDVFVAAAGNSGANTDSTANYPSGYANDNIIAVAAIDSSGARAGFSNYGATTVDLGAPGVNILSTYPKSRYATMSGTSMATPHVTGTVALLLAVHPGWTYSQLIHQVLSTATPDASLAGKTVTGGILNASAALGAPTTTSPFVGANTTARGNWQGAFGADGYSIPRGASALPSYAAVSTSGASLYTWSTTTTDARALSVPGSTSARLATCWYSPTSFTIDVNLTDGQAHKVSLYLLDWDSTSRSEQVQVVDASTGVALDARSASSFNGGTYLTWNLSGHVKFVVSRSAGANAVVSGLFFGGAPATSSPFVGANTTAKGNWQGAFGADGYSIPRGASALPSYAAVSPSGASLYTWSTTTTDARALSVPGSTSARLATCWYSPTSFTIDVNLTDGQAHKVSLYLLDWDSTSRSEQVQVVDASTGAVLDTRSASSFNGGTYLTWSLSGHVKFVVSRTGGDNAVVSGLFFG is encoded by the coding sequence GTGGAGGGCCTGGAGAGGCGGGCGCTCCTCGCCGCGGCGGCGCCGGGCCTGCCGCTGCTCGTGAAGCTCGACACGCTGTCCCCGGCGAGCCTCACGGCCTGGCTGGCGGACAAGGGCGTCTCGGTGTCGGCCACCGACCTGCCGCAGGTCATGGCCGTCTCCGGCCCCGACGCCTCGCTGACCGGCATGGCCCCCTGGCTCCGCGGGGCGCCCGGACTGGGCTACGTGGAGCGTTCCTCCGCGATGTCCGTCGACCAGGTGCCCAACGACCCATCCTACGCCAGCAATTCCTTGTGGGGCCTCAACGGGGCCTACGGCATCGGCGCCCCCGCGGCCTGGAACGTCACCACGGGCTCCACCGCGGTCGTCGTCGCCGACATCGACACCGGCGCCGATTACAACCACCCCGACCTCTACCAGAACATCTGGATCAACAACGCCGAGATCCCCGCGTCCCGGCTGAAGAACCTGAAGGACGAGGACGGCGACGGCCGGATCACCTTCTACGACCTCAACTACGCGACGCCCGACGGCTCCCATCCGAACCAGGGGGCGGGCAAGATCACCGACATCAATGGGGACGGGCGGATCGACGGGGCCGACCTCCTCGCCCCGATGAAGAAGAACGCCGACGGCACGGACGCCGGCTCGGGCGGCTGGGCGGACGGCATCTCGCAGGATGGCGACACGAGCCACGTCGACGACCTGATCGGCTGGAACTTCGTGACCGACACCAACGACCCGTTCGACGACAACGGCCACGGCACGCACACGGCCGGGACGATCGGGGCGATCGGCAACAACGGCACGGGCGTGACCGGGGTGAACTGGAACGTCCAGGTCATGCCGCTGAAATTCCTGGACTCCAGCGGCAACGGCTCGGACCTCGCCGCGGCGGAGGCGCTCCGGTACGCGGCGGACCACGGGGCGAGGGTCTCGAACAACAGCTACGGCGGGGGGGACGGCGGATCGACGCTGGGGGACACCATCACCTACGCCGCCGGCAAGGGCGACGTCTTCGTCGCGGCCGCCGGCAACTCCGGGGCGAACACCGACTCGACGGCCAACTATCCCTCCGGATACGCCAACGACAACATCATCGCCGTGGCGGCCATCGACAGCAGCGGCGCGCGGGCCGGCTTCTCGAACTACGGCGCCACCACGGTGGACCTCGGCGCCCCGGGCGTGAACATCCTCAGCACGTACCCGAAATCCCGCTACGCCACGATGAGCGGCACGTCCATGGCCACGCCCCACGTCACCGGGACCGTGGCCCTGCTCCTGGCGGTCCACCCCGGCTGGACCTACTCCCAGCTCATCCACCAGGTCCTCTCGACCGCCACGCCCGACGCCTCGCTCGCGGGCAAGACGGTCACCGGGGGGATCCTGAACGCCTCCGCGGCACTCGGGGCCCCGACGACGACCTCGCCGTTCGTGGGGGCGAACACGACGGCCAGGGGCAACTGGCAGGGCGCCTTCGGCGCCGACGGCTACTCGATCCCGCGGGGGGCCTCCGCCCTGCCCTCCTACGCCGCCGTCTCCACCTCCGGCGCCAGCCTCTACACCTGGTCCACGACCACGACCGATGCCCGCGCCCTCTCGGTGCCCGGCTCCACCTCCGCCCGGCTCGCCACCTGCTGGTACAGCCCGACCAGCTTCACCATCGACGTCAACCTCACCGACGGCCAGGCCCACAAGGTCTCGCTCTACCTGCTGGACTGGGACAGCACCTCCCGCTCCGAGCAGGTGCAGGTCGTCGACGCCTCCACCGGGGTCGCCCTCGACGCCCGCTCGGCCTCGTCGTTCAACGGCGGCACCTACCTGACGTGGAACCTGTCGGGCCACGTCAAGTTCGTCGTCTCCCGCTCCGCCGGCGCCAACGCGGTCGTCAGCGGCCTCTTCTTCGGCGGCGCCCCGGCGACGAGCTCGCCGTTTGTGGGGGCGAACACGACGGCCAAGGGCAACTGGCAGGGCGCCTTCGGTGCCGACGGCTACTCGATCCCGCGGGGGGCCTCCGCCCTGCCCTCCTACGCCGCCGTCTCCCCCTCCGGCGCCAGCCTCTACACCTGGTCCACGACCACGACCGACGCCCGCGCCCTCTCGGTGCCCGGCTCCACGTCCGCCCGGCTCGCCACCTGCTGGTACAGCCCGACCAGCTTCACCATCGACGTCAACCTCACCGACGGCCAGGCCCACAAGGTCTCGCTCTACCTGCTGGACTGGGACAGCACCTCCCGCTCCGAGCAGGTGCAGGTCGTCGACGCCTCCACCGGCGCCGTCCTCGACACCCGCTCGGCGTCGTCGTTCAACGGCGGCACCTACCTGACGTGGAGCCTCTCCGGCCACGTCAAGTTCGTCGTCTCGCGTACCGGCGGCGACAACGCCGTCGTCAGCGGCCTCTTCTTCGGCTGA
- a CDS encoding sulfide/dihydroorotate dehydrogenase-like FAD/NAD-binding protein gives MFLIVAARFLAPDVKRFTIEAPRVAKKRKAGQFVILRLHAHGERIPLTIADSDPDAGTITIIVQGVGKTTKLLNMLEAGDAVLDLVGPLGRPSEIERFGTAVVIGGGVGAAIAYPTAKALREAGNHVIAIVGARSRELVILEDEIRAISDELLITTDDGTYGTMGFVTDQLRGIIESGRRVDYVLAIGPPRMMQAVAEATRARGIRTVVSLNSLMVDGTGMCGGCRILTTGGARFACVDGPEFDAHGVDFDLLVQRNRKYARQEAESLRRFLEHPERDLGLVRESCRLEQQHPEVRCEARPS, from the coding sequence ATGTTCCTGATCGTCGCTGCTCGCTTCCTCGCGCCCGACGTCAAGCGATTCACGATCGAGGCCCCGCGGGTCGCGAAGAAGCGCAAGGCCGGCCAGTTCGTGATCCTGCGCCTGCATGCCCACGGGGAGCGCATCCCCCTGACCATCGCGGACTCGGATCCGGACGCGGGGACGATCACGATCATCGTCCAGGGCGTCGGCAAGACGACCAAGCTCCTGAACATGCTGGAGGCCGGCGACGCCGTCCTGGACCTGGTCGGCCCCCTCGGCCGGCCTTCGGAAATTGAGCGGTTCGGGACGGCCGTGGTGATCGGCGGGGGCGTGGGCGCGGCGATCGCCTACCCGACCGCGAAGGCCCTCCGCGAGGCGGGCAACCACGTCATCGCGATCGTCGGGGCCAGGAGCAGGGAGCTGGTGATCCTCGAGGACGAGATCCGGGCGATCAGCGACGAGCTCCTCATCACCACCGACGACGGCACGTACGGCACCATGGGCTTCGTGACCGACCAGCTCCGGGGGATCATCGAGTCCGGCCGCCGGGTCGACTACGTCCTGGCCATCGGCCCGCCGAGGATGATGCAGGCCGTCGCCGAGGCGACCAGGGCCCGCGGCATCCGGACGGTCGTGAGCCTGAACTCCCTGATGGTCGACGGCACGGGCATGTGCGGCGGCTGCCGGATCCTCACGACGGGCGGGGCGCGGTTCGCCTGCGTGGACGGCCCGGAGTTCGACGCCCACGGGGTGGACTTCGACCTCCTCGTGCAGCGGAACCGGAAGTACGCCAGGCAGGAAGCGGAGTCGCTGCGCCGGTTCCTGGAGCATCCCGAGCGCGACCTGGGGCTCGTCCGCGAGTCCTGCCGCCTGGAACAACAGCATCCCGAGGTCCGTTGCGAGGCCAGGCCGTCATGA
- the gltA gene encoding NADPH-dependent glutamate synthase: MSANAPTPPLSNKERVKIPRQHMPEQDAGLRRSNFEEVNQGLTVLGATTEALRCLQCASPKCMAGCPVGVKVKDFVELIVEGDYLRAAAKIREDNILPAITGRVCPQETQCEGCCILGNKFEPLGIGYLERFVADYERQSGQLGLPDRAPPTGKKVAIVGSGPAGLSAAGDLVRMGHAVTVFEALHEIGGVLIYGIPEFRLPKEIVRREVDVMRAMGVDFQTNVVIGKTVTIDELMADEGYDAVLVATGAGLPKFLGVPGEHLNGVYSANEFLTRVNLMRANEFPEYDEPVFDVRGRDIAVVGGGNTAMDAVRTAARLGAKTSYLIYRRSEAEMPARAEEAKHAKEEGITFLCLTNPVAFLGEEDGFVRSVRCMKMELGEPDASGRRSPRPIPDSEFELPIQMAIIALGTEANPLVQSTTPDLKTTRKGYIAADPETLRTSKKGVFAGGDIVTGGATVILAMGAGRKAAASIADYLNAGTWDQPQGA; this comes from the coding sequence ATGAGCGCCAACGCCCCCACCCCGCCCCTCTCCAACAAGGAGAGGGTCAAGATCCCTCGGCAGCACATGCCGGAGCAGGATGCCGGCCTGAGGCGCTCCAACTTCGAGGAGGTCAATCAGGGCCTGACCGTGCTCGGCGCCACGACCGAGGCCCTGCGCTGCCTGCAATGCGCGTCGCCCAAGTGCATGGCGGGCTGCCCGGTCGGGGTGAAGGTCAAGGACTTCGTGGAGCTCATCGTCGAGGGCGACTACCTGCGGGCCGCGGCCAAGATCCGCGAGGACAACATCCTGCCGGCGATCACCGGCCGGGTCTGCCCGCAGGAGACACAGTGCGAGGGCTGCTGCATCCTGGGGAACAAGTTCGAGCCCCTGGGCATCGGCTACCTCGAACGGTTCGTCGCCGACTACGAGCGCCAGTCGGGCCAGCTCGGCCTCCCGGACCGGGCGCCGCCGACCGGCAAGAAGGTCGCCATCGTCGGCAGCGGCCCGGCGGGCCTCAGCGCCGCCGGGGACCTGGTCCGGATGGGGCACGCGGTCACGGTCTTCGAGGCGCTCCACGAGATCGGCGGCGTCCTCATCTACGGCATCCCGGAGTTCCGCCTCCCCAAGGAGATCGTCCGCCGCGAGGTCGACGTCATGCGGGCGATGGGCGTCGATTTCCAGACCAACGTGGTGATCGGCAAGACCGTGACGATCGACGAGCTGATGGCGGATGAGGGCTACGACGCGGTCCTCGTCGCCACCGGCGCGGGGCTGCCCAAGTTCCTCGGCGTGCCGGGCGAGCACCTCAACGGGGTCTACTCCGCCAACGAGTTCCTCACCCGCGTGAACCTGATGCGGGCCAACGAATTCCCCGAGTACGACGAGCCGGTCTTCGACGTCCGCGGGCGGGACATCGCGGTCGTCGGCGGGGGGAACACCGCGATGGACGCCGTCCGCACCGCGGCACGCCTGGGGGCGAAGACGAGCTACCTCATCTACCGGCGCTCCGAGGCCGAGATGCCCGCGCGGGCCGAGGAGGCCAAGCACGCCAAGGAGGAGGGCATCACCTTCCTCTGCCTCACGAACCCGGTCGCCTTCCTGGGCGAGGAGGACGGATTCGTCCGGTCGGTCCGCTGCATGAAGATGGAACTGGGCGAGCCGGACGCTTCGGGCCGGCGGTCGCCGAGGCCCATCCCCGACTCGGAGTTCGAGCTGCCCATCCAGATGGCCATCATCGCCCTGGGGACCGAGGCCAATCCGCTCGTCCAGTCCACCACCCCGGACCTGAAGACGACGCGCAAGGGGTACATCGCCGCCGACCCCGAGACGCTGCGGACCTCGAAGAAGGGCGTCTTCGCCGGCGGCGACATCGTCACCGGCGGCGCCACGGTCATCCTGGCGATGGGGGCGGGCCGCAAGGCGGCCGCCTCGATCGCGGATTACCTGAACGCGGGGACCTGGGACCAGCCGCAAGGGGCCTGA
- a CDS encoding UbiD family decarboxylase — protein MGYRSLADCLRDLKRTGRLIEIDAEVDPHLELAAIQRRVYQAGGPALLFRRVRGTPFPAASNLFGTMERARFLFRDTLERVGRLVELKIDPSAAARAPWRFRGVPAALWTLRPRMVSRGPILDSLTTLRALPAIQSWPADGGPFVTLPQVYTEDPDRPGPARSNLGMYRVQLSGNRYEPDREVGLHYQIHRGIGVHHAAAIRRGEPLRVNIIVGGPPAMAVAAVMPLPEGLSELAFAGALGGRRVAMVRVPGGLPMPAEADFVIRGTIDPNARKPEGPFGDHLGYYSLAHDFPYVRVEAVHHRRGAIWPFTTVGRPPQEDTTFGELIHELTGPIIPTVVAGARAVHAVDEAGVHPLLLAIASERYVPYAEVRRPQEILTVANALLGQGQLSLAKYLLIVAGDDDPSLDVRDIPAFLRHLLERIDWAEDLHFQTRTTIDTLDYSGHGLNAGSKVVMAAAGPRRRELPGDLPPGLRLPDGFGEPRVVLPGILAVRGPAFAPGADHLGAFCRDHPPDDPIRRFPLVVIADDSEFTARTVRNFLWVTFTRSNPAADIDGIDAFTEQKHWGCRGPLVIDARIKPHHAPPLVDDPDVERRVDALAAPGGPLHGIY, from the coding sequence ATGGGATATCGCTCGCTCGCCGATTGTCTTCGCGATCTCAAGCGCACGGGCCGCCTGATCGAGATCGACGCCGAGGTCGACCCCCACCTGGAGCTCGCCGCGATCCAGCGTCGCGTGTACCAGGCGGGCGGGCCCGCCCTGCTCTTCCGCCGCGTGCGGGGCACCCCCTTCCCCGCCGCCAGCAACCTCTTCGGCACGATGGAGCGGGCTCGCTTCCTGTTCCGGGATACGCTGGAGCGGGTCGGCCGCCTCGTGGAGCTGAAGATCGACCCCTCCGCGGCGGCCCGCGCCCCCTGGCGATTCCGGGGCGTCCCCGCGGCGCTCTGGACCCTCCGCCCGAGGATGGTGAGCCGGGGGCCGATCCTCGATTCCCTGACGACCCTCCGCGCCCTGCCGGCGATCCAGTCGTGGCCCGCGGACGGAGGACCGTTCGTCACCCTGCCCCAGGTCTACACCGAGGATCCGGACCGGCCCGGACCCGCCCGGTCGAACCTGGGGATGTACCGGGTCCAGCTCTCCGGCAACCGGTACGAGCCCGACCGCGAGGTCGGCCTGCACTACCAGATCCACCGGGGCATCGGGGTGCACCATGCCGCCGCGATCCGCCGGGGCGAGCCCCTGCGCGTGAACATCATCGTCGGCGGCCCACCCGCGATGGCGGTCGCCGCGGTGATGCCGCTACCGGAGGGGCTCTCCGAGCTGGCGTTCGCCGGCGCCCTCGGCGGCCGGCGGGTCGCGATGGTCCGCGTGCCCGGCGGCCTGCCCATGCCGGCCGAGGCGGACTTCGTCATCCGCGGCACGATCGACCCGAACGCCCGCAAGCCGGAGGGCCCCTTCGGGGACCACCTGGGCTATTACAGCCTCGCCCACGACTTCCCTTACGTCCGCGTGGAGGCCGTCCACCACCGCCGCGGCGCGATCTGGCCGTTCACGACCGTCGGCCGCCCGCCGCAGGAGGACACGACCTTCGGCGAGCTGATCCACGAGCTGACCGGGCCGATCATCCCCACGGTGGTCGCCGGCGCCCGCGCCGTGCACGCGGTCGACGAGGCCGGCGTCCATCCCCTTTTGCTGGCCATCGCCAGCGAGCGGTACGTCCCCTACGCCGAGGTCCGCCGCCCGCAGGAGATCCTCACGGTCGCCAACGCCCTTCTCGGCCAGGGGCAGCTCTCCCTCGCGAAGTACCTGCTGATCGTCGCCGGGGATGACGACCCCTCGCTCGACGTCCGCGACATCCCCGCGTTCCTGCGCCACCTGCTCGAGCGCATCGACTGGGCCGAGGACCTGCATTTCCAGACCAGGACGACCATTGACACGCTGGACTACTCGGGCCACGGCCTGAACGCCGGCTCCAAGGTCGTCATGGCCGCCGCCGGGCCGAGGCGCCGCGAGCTGCCGGGCGACCTTCCACCGGGGCTCCGCCTGCCGGACGGCTTCGGCGAGCCCCGCGTCGTCCTCCCCGGCATCCTCGCCGTCCGGGGGCCGGCTTTCGCCCCGGGCGCCGATCACCTGGGGGCCTTCTGCCGCGATCATCCGCCGGACGACCCGATCCGGAGGTTTCCCCTCGTCGTGATCGCGGACGACAGCGAGTTCACCGCGCGGACGGTCCGCAACTTCCTCTGGGTCACCTTCACGCGCTCGAACCCCGCCGCGGACATCGACGGCATCGACGCCTTCACCGAGCAGAAGCATTGGGGCTGCCGCGGTCCCCTCGTCATCGACGCCCGCATCAAGCCGCACCACGCCCCGCCGCTGGTCGACGACCCCGACGTGGAGCGCCGGGTCGACGCGCTGGCCGCCCCGGGCGGGCCGCTCCACGGGATCTACTGA